A window of the Streptomyces sp. NBC_00454 genome harbors these coding sequences:
- a CDS encoding ATP-binding protein, translating to MATTQASSPEAEPGTQDRQTVARPGRLKVFLGAAPGVGKTYRMLDEAHRRAARGSDVVAGFVECHRRRHTEAKLDGLESLPRAGHECRGGRYAELDREALLSRRPQMVLIDELAHTNVPGAGRHPKRWQDVEEILAAGIDVVTTLNIQHLESLSDVVEKITGVPQRETVPDEFVRRAHEIELVDIPPEGLRRRMAHGNIYPPERIDASLANYFRPGNLIALRELALLWLADRVDEALHKYRTEHGIGDVWETRERVVVALTGGPEGETLIRRAARIAGRSAGGELLAVHVARSDGLAAGVSHAALAGQRALVEDLGGSYHSVVGDEVPTALVDFAMAENATQLVLGTSRRRRLERFLTGRGIGETVVALSEDIDVHMVTHERAGHGRLLPSRRRTLPTSRLIAGPVAALLLPLLLTLALDRMRGTLNLTSEALLFLVAIVGVACIGGVVSALIAALTAALLLNYWFMPPIGEFTMSDPDSVLALVVFAVVAATVAAAADRSLRLSRRSARATAEAETMSSLAGSIVRGDQTIPALLERTRETFGMDTVELTAEAPDPGTDRGRRPHSAADSALVVAAGPEAFLVLRGRALPYSERRVLAAFAAHVGAAVERARLTEAAAEVAAEVEPIKAADRLRTALLRAVSHDLRTPLAGALAAVGSLRNQEVEFSAQDRDELLESAEVSLHRLNRLVENLLDLSRLQAGALTLDLRATTLEEVLPVALDSLGLSPGHRPAIDVQTLEAVPALLADPPLLERVLANLVGNAVRHAPADRPVLVTASALAGQVEVRIADHGPGIAADDRERAFEPFQRLGDRDNTAGLGLGLALARGLTEAMDGTLTPEDTPGGGLTMVLSLPVAAQVTAGRP from the coding sequence ATGGCGACCACCCAGGCGTCCAGCCCGGAGGCGGAGCCGGGGACCCAGGACCGACAGACCGTCGCGCGCCCCGGAAGACTCAAGGTCTTCCTCGGGGCCGCCCCCGGCGTCGGCAAGACCTACCGGATGCTCGACGAGGCCCACCGCCGGGCGGCCCGGGGGTCGGACGTGGTGGCCGGCTTCGTCGAGTGCCACCGGCGCCGGCACACCGAAGCGAAGCTCGACGGTCTGGAGAGCCTCCCCCGCGCCGGACACGAGTGCCGCGGCGGCCGGTATGCCGAACTGGACAGGGAGGCACTCCTGTCCAGACGGCCCCAGATGGTGCTGATCGACGAGCTCGCCCACACCAACGTCCCGGGGGCGGGCCGGCACCCGAAGCGGTGGCAGGACGTCGAGGAGATCCTCGCCGCCGGGATCGACGTTGTGACGACCCTCAACATCCAGCACCTGGAGTCCCTCAGCGACGTCGTCGAGAAGATCACCGGTGTTCCGCAACGCGAGACCGTGCCCGACGAGTTCGTACGTCGCGCCCACGAGATCGAGCTGGTCGACATACCTCCCGAGGGACTCCGCCGCCGGATGGCGCACGGCAACATCTATCCCCCGGAACGGATCGACGCCTCCCTCGCCAACTACTTCCGCCCCGGCAACCTCATCGCGCTACGGGAGTTGGCGCTCCTCTGGCTGGCCGACCGGGTGGACGAGGCCCTGCACAAATACCGCACCGAGCACGGCATCGGGGATGTCTGGGAGACCCGGGAACGGGTCGTGGTGGCCCTCACCGGCGGACCCGAGGGCGAGACCCTCATCCGGCGGGCGGCACGCATCGCGGGCCGCTCCGCCGGCGGTGAACTGCTGGCCGTGCACGTCGCGCGCAGCGACGGGCTCGCCGCAGGCGTCTCCCACGCGGCCCTGGCCGGACAACGGGCCCTCGTCGAGGACCTCGGCGGCAGCTACCACTCCGTCGTCGGTGACGAAGTACCCACCGCACTGGTGGACTTCGCCATGGCAGAGAACGCCACCCAGCTGGTCCTCGGTACAAGCCGCCGCCGTCGGCTGGAACGATTCCTCACCGGCCGGGGCATCGGCGAGACCGTGGTGGCGCTGTCCGAGGACATCGACGTCCACATGGTCACGCACGAACGGGCCGGCCACGGCCGCCTCCTGCCCTCCCGGCGCCGTACGCTCCCCACATCCCGGCTCATCGCCGGGCCGGTGGCCGCCCTGCTGCTCCCCTTACTGCTCACGCTCGCCCTCGACCGCATGCGCGGCACGCTGAACCTCACCAGCGAGGCACTGCTGTTCTTGGTGGCCATCGTCGGCGTGGCCTGCATCGGCGGAGTGGTCTCGGCCCTGATCGCGGCGCTCACCGCCGCACTGCTGCTGAACTACTGGTTCATGCCGCCGATCGGCGAGTTCACCATGAGCGACCCGGACAGTGTGCTGGCGCTGGTGGTGTTCGCCGTCGTCGCCGCTACGGTGGCCGCCGCGGCGGACCGGTCCCTGAGGCTCTCCCGCCGCTCGGCGCGGGCGACGGCCGAGGCGGAGACCATGTCGTCGCTCGCCGGCAGCATCGTCCGCGGCGACCAGACGATCCCGGCCCTGCTGGAACGCACTCGGGAGACCTTCGGCATGGACACCGTCGAGCTGACCGCCGAAGCCCCTGACCCGGGCACGGACCGCGGCCGCCGCCCCCACAGCGCGGCGGACTCCGCCCTCGTGGTGGCAGCAGGCCCCGAGGCCTTCCTCGTCCTGCGCGGCCGTGCGCTGCCGTACTCCGAACGCCGTGTCCTGGCCGCCTTCGCCGCGCACGTCGGCGCCGCGGTCGAGCGGGCCCGTCTGACCGAGGCCGCAGCCGAGGTGGCGGCCGAAGTCGAACCGATCAAGGCGGCCGACCGCCTGCGCACCGCCCTGCTCCGCGCCGTCAGCCACGACCTGCGGACCCCCTTGGCCGGGGCACTGGCCGCAGTCGGCTCCCTGCGCAATCAGGAGGTGGAGTTCTCCGCCCAGGACCGGGACGAACTGCTGGAATCCGCCGAGGTGTCACTGCACCGGCTGAACCGCCTGGTGGAGAACCTGCTCGATCTCAGCCGGCTGCAAGCCGGCGCCCTCACCCTCGACCTGCGGGCCACCACACTCGAGGAGGTCCTTCCCGTCGCGCTCGACTCGCTGGGCCTCAGCCCCGGACACCGGCCCGCCATCGACGTACAAACCCTGGAAGCGGTACCGGCCCTGCTGGCCGATCCGCCCCTCCTCGAACGGGTACTGGCCAACCTCGTCGGCAACGCCGTCCGCCACGCGCCCGCTGACCGTCCGGTACTGGTGACGGCCAGCGCCCTGGCAGGGCAGGTCGAAGTCCGGATCGCCGACCACGGCCCTGGCATCGCCGCCGACGACCGTGAGCGCGCCTTCGAGCCGTTCCAGCGCCTCGGCGACCGCGACAACACGGCCGGACTCGGCCTGGGCCTCGCCCTGGCCAGGGGACTCACCGAGGCCATGGACGGCACGCTCACCCCCGAGGACACCCCTGGCGGAGGTCTCACCATGGTCCTTTCCCTGCCCGTCGCCGCCCAGGTGACAGCGGGACGGCCCTGA
- a CDS encoding DUF4118 domain-containing protein codes for MESLGGSYHQTTGDDIPEALLQFAEAENVTQIVLGASRSGRLSTFLRAGVGHRTIQRSGPIDVLVITHEHAAGATSSLRLPHPSRATGPRRFWTAMLLAAITLPGLTAVLVLLAEHVDLAFALVLYLLTVVVIALVGGLVPALLAALSAGLLADYYFTPPVHSLRVERLSDVLALVVYVVTAVIVGIAAGTAARRTYQAVRASAEARALSRLATAMMHGQDLPTPLEQVREDFGLEAVSLLARDTGHAAEPRWYVVASTGEHPPERPYDADVESPVGDDLTLAARGRPLSGDDQRVLGACEAQLGMAYSHGRLAAHDAESGLRATVEHTRASLLLTASRDLRGPLSTADDALSSLGAGTDPEETRLLAAARSSVGRAVQLVSDLDELSRLHAGALDLYLRPVALDEVLTAVLDALGPGGHTIQCRLPEQLPDVIADAAVLTRVLTASAAEAQRHSPPDRPPRLTAEIRGGQVQIHVEDGADETVRGAECGTHPSRRPDSLTLRMCRDLMESMGEPLEPRAPAPASP; via the coding sequence GTGGAGTCGCTGGGTGGCAGCTACCACCAGACCACCGGCGACGACATCCCCGAAGCGCTGCTCCAGTTCGCGGAGGCCGAGAACGTCACGCAGATCGTGCTGGGCGCGAGCCGCAGCGGAAGGCTCTCCACCTTCCTCCGCGCCGGTGTGGGGCACCGGACGATCCAGCGGTCCGGCCCCATCGATGTCCTGGTGATCACTCACGAGCACGCCGCCGGGGCGACCTCGTCCCTGCGGCTGCCGCACCCGAGTCGTGCCACCGGCCCACGCCGGTTCTGGACGGCGATGCTGCTCGCGGCGATCACACTGCCGGGCCTGACCGCCGTCCTGGTCCTCCTGGCCGAGCACGTGGACCTCGCCTTCGCCCTGGTGCTCTACCTGCTGACCGTCGTCGTGATCGCCCTGGTCGGGGGCCTCGTTCCCGCGCTGCTGGCCGCTCTCTCCGCGGGACTGCTCGCCGATTACTACTTCACCCCACCGGTCCACTCGCTGCGCGTCGAGCGCCTCTCCGACGTCCTCGCGCTGGTGGTGTACGTCGTCACAGCGGTCATCGTCGGCATAGCAGCGGGCACGGCCGCGCGCCGCACGTACCAGGCCGTCCGTGCGAGCGCCGAGGCACGGGCGCTGAGCCGACTGGCCACCGCCATGATGCACGGGCAGGACCTCCCGACCCCGCTCGAACAGGTGCGGGAGGACTTCGGCCTGGAGGCGGTGAGCCTGCTGGCACGCGACACGGGGCATGCTGCCGAGCCGCGCTGGTACGTCGTCGCCAGCACCGGGGAGCATCCGCCCGAGCGCCCGTACGACGCCGATGTGGAGAGCCCTGTCGGCGACGACCTCACACTGGCCGCCCGGGGGCGCCCACTGAGCGGCGACGACCAGCGCGTACTGGGGGCGTGCGAGGCCCAGTTGGGTATGGCCTACTCCCACGGGCGGCTCGCCGCCCACGATGCCGAATCGGGCCTGCGTGCCACAGTCGAGCACACCAGGGCCTCACTCCTCCTCACCGCGAGCCGCGACCTGAGGGGCCCGCTGAGTACGGCAGACGACGCACTGAGCAGCCTGGGCGCCGGTACGGATCCGGAGGAGACCCGGCTCCTCGCCGCAGCCCGGTCGTCGGTGGGCCGCGCCGTCCAGCTCGTCTCGGATCTCGACGAGCTGAGCCGCTTGCACGCCGGGGCACTCGACCTGTACCTGCGGCCGGTCGCCCTCGACGAGGTGTTGACCGCCGTGCTCGATGCACTGGGACCCGGCGGTCACACGATCCAGTGCAGGCTGCCGGAGCAGCTGCCCGATGTGATCGCCGACGCGGCCGTGCTCACGCGCGTACTGACCGCGTCGGCGGCCGAGGCACAGCGACACAGCCCGCCGGACCGGCCCCCGCGGCTGACGGCCGAGATCCGTGGCGGGCAGGTGCAGATCCACGTGGAAGACGGTGCCGACGAGACGGTCCGGGGCGCGGAATGCGGGACGCATCCGAGTCGCAGGCCGGACAGTCTGACCCTGCGGATGTGCCGTGACCTCATGGAGAGCATGGGGGAACCCTTGGAACCACGGGCGCCGGCTCCGGCTTCTCCGTGA
- a CDS encoding MBL fold metallo-hydrolase, whose amino-acid sequence MSTLDFTVLDLDFPAGAKNKTATLVTGESEALLVDAAFTRADGHRLAAAVLDSGKTLTTVFVSHADPDFYFGAEVLADAFPDAAFVATPIVIEHIKESYEGKLKAWEALGPNLPTRLVELTPLTDGLTLEGHRFELKGGPAALPDRHYLWQPEHRALLGGVLLFQQEHVWVADTATPASRTAWIKLLDEMAALDPQLVVPGHRLPDTATDASAIAHTREYLVAFEEELAKAADGAELTDALVKRYPDHGMLIAAQLGAKVAKGEMQWG is encoded by the coding sequence ATGAGCACGCTCGACTTCACCGTCCTCGACCTCGACTTCCCGGCCGGGGCCAAGAACAAGACCGCCACCCTGGTCACCGGCGAGAGCGAGGCACTGCTCGTCGACGCCGCCTTCACCCGCGCCGACGGCCACCGCCTGGCCGCCGCTGTCCTGGACTCCGGCAAAACGCTGACCACCGTGTTCGTCAGCCACGCCGACCCCGACTTCTACTTCGGCGCCGAAGTGCTCGCCGACGCGTTCCCCGACGCGGCCTTCGTCGCCACCCCGATCGTCATCGAGCACATCAAGGAGTCCTACGAGGGCAAGCTCAAGGCGTGGGAGGCCCTCGGCCCGAACCTGCCCACCCGCCTGGTCGAACTCACCCCGCTCACCGACGGCCTCACCCTCGAAGGCCACCGCTTCGAACTCAAGGGCGGCCCGGCAGCCCTACCCGACCGCCACTACCTGTGGCAGCCCGAGCACCGCGCGCTCCTCGGCGGCGTGCTGCTCTTCCAGCAGGAGCACGTCTGGGTCGCCGACACCGCCACCCCCGCGTCCCGTACCGCCTGGATCAAGCTCCTGGACGAGATGGCCGCCCTGGATCCGCAGCTGGTCGTCCCCGGCCACCGCCTCCCGGACACTGCCACCGACGCGTCGGCCATCGCCCACACCCGTGAGTACCTCGTGGCCTTCGAGGAAGAGCTGGCCAAGGCCGCCGACGGCGCCGAACTGACCGACGCGCTCGTCAAGCGGTACCCCGACCACGGCATGCTGATCGCCGCGCAGCTCGGCGCGAAGGTCGCCAAGGGCGAAATGCAGTGGGGCTGA
- a CDS encoding NAD-binding protein → MTSTLHLRAEPGQRSQHMIICGDDGLAHRLAQELDAVCGEAVTVVLPSRREGHGSEVAALHRDPRSPVELLVSARPDEQALRQAGVERAAALALTYGDDQVNTTAALLARSINPHVRLVIRMFNRERGRHLELLLDRAAAARSPYDDGFIDASTKILSDADTAVPELVAAAAVGHGPTLQVEGKVFRGVVRPAGTPPHATDLATLAVLSGTHMDDPQGGDSAETPGANGTQLLPDTATAYHRQFTHGRLMLEEVTQHHAPESPSRRRRDYRGWLRDRFGHLPWRIFVSREVTAVFGILGVAVVLLATVTALVEDGPLWKSVYLPLLDIFTMGDPATEESTARQVLQLIAGFVGLAVLPLVVAAAMNATLAFRAASANHVPDAALRDHIVLVGLGKIGTRALAQLCTTDHTVVVIERDPQARGVALARELGVHLLLEDAAAPGVLDLARIGTSRSLLVLTHDDGENLDIVMAARESNPRVRAVMRLYDDDFAATVSRTLRAGHPEALTRSRSVSALAAPSFAAAMMGRHVLGVMPVERGSLLFTVVDVAGHPELEGRSIHAAFKEHEWRVLAVGPTATGRQSASSTDTLGGFRTDRPAFNWRPPHGRVLRHDDRVRPSDLPSTGIDIGWITKKLRLGDSLCTTTTNRSSSGASGERTAITTTPAIPSGSPSSSSPCSPSERC, encoded by the coding sequence ATGACCTCGACCCTCCACCTGCGAGCCGAACCCGGGCAGCGCTCCCAGCACATGATCATCTGCGGCGACGACGGACTCGCGCACCGCCTGGCACAGGAGCTCGACGCCGTCTGCGGCGAGGCCGTCACGGTCGTACTGCCTTCGCGGCGCGAGGGGCACGGCAGCGAGGTCGCCGCCCTGCACCGCGATCCGCGCTCCCCCGTAGAGCTGCTCGTCTCCGCCCGCCCCGATGAACAGGCCCTTCGGCAGGCCGGCGTGGAGCGTGCCGCGGCGCTCGCGCTGACCTACGGCGACGACCAGGTGAACACGACCGCGGCCCTGCTCGCCCGCAGCATCAACCCGCACGTACGCCTCGTCATCCGCATGTTCAACCGGGAGCGCGGCCGCCACCTCGAACTTCTCCTCGACCGGGCGGCGGCCGCGCGTTCCCCGTATGACGACGGCTTCATCGACGCGTCCACGAAGATCCTCTCCGACGCCGACACAGCCGTCCCTGAACTGGTCGCCGCGGCCGCGGTCGGACACGGGCCCACCCTCCAGGTCGAGGGCAAGGTGTTCCGCGGTGTCGTACGCCCCGCCGGGACCCCGCCGCATGCAACGGACCTGGCCACGCTCGCCGTCCTCTCCGGCACCCACATGGACGACCCGCAGGGCGGGGACAGCGCGGAGACCCCCGGCGCGAACGGCACCCAGCTGCTCCCCGATACGGCGACCGCCTACCACCGCCAGTTCACACACGGCCGCCTCATGCTCGAAGAGGTCACCCAGCACCACGCGCCGGAGTCCCCCTCCCGACGCCGACGGGACTACCGAGGCTGGCTGCGGGACCGGTTCGGGCACCTGCCGTGGAGGATCTTCGTCTCCCGCGAAGTGACCGCCGTCTTCGGGATCCTCGGCGTGGCCGTGGTCCTCCTCGCCACGGTGACGGCCCTCGTGGAGGACGGTCCCCTCTGGAAGTCGGTGTACCTGCCCCTCCTGGACATCTTCACCATGGGCGACCCGGCGACCGAGGAGTCCACGGCTCGCCAAGTCCTCCAGCTCATCGCCGGTTTCGTCGGCCTGGCCGTGCTCCCCCTCGTCGTGGCCGCCGCGATGAACGCCACGCTGGCCTTTCGCGCCGCATCGGCCAACCACGTACCGGACGCGGCCCTGCGCGACCACATCGTCCTGGTGGGCCTCGGCAAGATCGGCACGCGCGCCCTGGCACAGCTGTGCACGACTGACCACACGGTGGTGGTCATCGAGCGGGACCCGCAGGCCCGAGGAGTCGCGCTGGCACGCGAGCTCGGCGTGCACCTGCTGCTCGAGGACGCCGCCGCTCCCGGGGTGCTCGACCTCGCCCGCATAGGCACCAGCAGATCCTTGCTCGTCCTCACCCATGACGACGGCGAGAACCTCGACATCGTCATGGCCGCCCGCGAGAGCAACCCCCGCGTGCGCGCGGTGATGCGCCTGTACGACGACGACTTCGCCGCCACCGTCTCCCGCACCCTGCGCGCCGGACACCCGGAGGCACTCACCCGCAGCCGCAGTGTCTCGGCGTTGGCCGCGCCGTCCTTCGCCGCCGCGATGATGGGCCGCCACGTTCTGGGCGTCATGCCGGTGGAACGCGGCTCCCTCCTGTTCACCGTCGTGGATGTGGCCGGCCATCCCGAACTCGAAGGCCGCTCGATACACGCGGCCTTCAAGGAGCATGAGTGGCGGGTACTCGCCGTCGGCCCCACCGCCACCGGCCGGCAGTCGGCATCCTCGACCGACACCCTCGGCGGATTCCGCACGGACCGGCCCGCCTTCAACTGGCGCCCACCCCACGGACGGGTGCTGCGCCACGACGACCGCGTCCGACCCAGTGATCTACCCTCGACCGGAATCGACATCGGATGGATCACCAAGAAGCTTCGACTGGGAGACAGCCTGTGCACCACGACGACGAACCGGTCTTCAAGCGGAGCCAGTGGGGAACGAACCGCTATTACTACAACGCCCGCAATCCCGTCGGGCTCGCCCTCATCGTCATCACCGTGCTCGCCGTCGGAACGATGCTGA
- a CDS encoding Na+/H+ antiporter, which translates to MRSVGTVLFLVVLATVVATGARRWRIPAPSLLVVAGLVVALIPGTPEIRVSPELIGLVVLPPLLYASAEELSWRELRLVWKPVSVLAVGLVLASAAAVGAVASLLTPLTWPMALVLGAILASTDPVAVTALGRRLALPPRVQVLVQAESLFNDATSLLLFRVAVVVAAASAGFSWRAAGTEFALLAGGGILIGGAVAGVVALIRRRTEDPVLETVIALVTPYAAYVLAEAVHASGVTSVVVAGVVLGGRADRFTNAPIRIQLHAVNGTVVFLLESVVFSLIGLTLPGQVAALGAADRLWPLYALVVAVTLIAVRLLWVLPLSAVVQRSAGARASWRIPVVLTWAGTRGVVPLAAALSIPVAADDGSLLGQRPLVLVLTTSVVVVTLVAQGFTLADVVRRSGIALEPDHTEREEASARCSLAAAGIRRLDEMSDLEAVPDVVADRLRRSLQARLEHARDRLEEADPAGSAEHVYRLLRRDLIRVEAVELQRLYDDHRISDTTRRRLQRSLDLEEARLDLAT; encoded by the coding sequence ATGCGCAGCGTCGGTACGGTCTTGTTCCTCGTGGTGCTGGCCACGGTCGTGGCCACGGGGGCCCGTCGGTGGCGAATTCCCGCCCCCTCACTGCTCGTTGTCGCGGGCCTCGTGGTCGCGCTGATCCCGGGCACTCCGGAGATCCGGGTCAGTCCCGAACTGATCGGTCTCGTCGTCCTGCCGCCCCTGCTGTACGCGAGCGCCGAGGAACTGTCCTGGCGCGAACTGCGCCTGGTGTGGAAGCCGGTAAGCGTCCTCGCGGTCGGTCTGGTGCTGGCCTCGGCGGCCGCGGTCGGGGCGGTGGCATCGCTGCTCACCCCACTGACCTGGCCGATGGCGCTGGTCCTGGGGGCCATCCTCGCGAGTACGGACCCGGTGGCCGTCACCGCACTCGGCCGCCGACTCGCCCTGCCGCCCCGCGTCCAGGTCCTCGTACAGGCCGAGAGCCTCTTCAACGACGCCACGTCGCTCCTGCTCTTCCGGGTCGCGGTCGTCGTCGCAGCGGCCTCGGCGGGGTTCTCCTGGCGGGCGGCGGGCACCGAGTTCGCGCTGCTCGCCGGCGGAGGCATCCTGATCGGCGGAGCGGTCGCGGGGGTCGTGGCGTTGATCCGGCGCAGGACCGAGGACCCCGTGCTGGAGACCGTCATCGCCCTGGTGACGCCGTACGCCGCCTACGTGCTGGCGGAGGCGGTGCACGCGTCCGGCGTGACCTCCGTCGTGGTGGCGGGCGTGGTGCTCGGCGGCCGGGCCGACCGGTTCACCAACGCCCCCATACGGATCCAGCTGCACGCGGTGAACGGCACCGTGGTCTTCCTGCTGGAGAGCGTGGTCTTCAGTCTGATCGGCCTCACCCTGCCGGGGCAGGTCGCCGCGCTCGGCGCTGCCGACCGGCTCTGGCCCCTGTACGCGCTGGTGGTCGCCGTGACGCTGATCGCAGTACGCCTGCTGTGGGTGCTGCCGCTGTCGGCCGTCGTCCAGCGGAGCGCGGGTGCGCGTGCCTCCTGGCGGATCCCGGTCGTGCTGACCTGGGCGGGCACGCGGGGCGTCGTCCCCCTGGCCGCGGCCCTCTCCATCCCCGTCGCGGCGGACGACGGCAGCCTGCTCGGTCAGCGCCCGCTGGTGCTCGTACTGACCACCTCGGTGGTGGTGGTCACCCTGGTTGCCCAGGGCTTCACCCTCGCCGACGTGGTCCGCCGCTCCGGAATCGCCCTCGAACCCGACCACACCGAGCGCGAGGAGGCCTCCGCCCGGTGCAGCCTCGCCGCCGCGGGCATCCGGCGGCTGGATGAGATGTCCGACCTCGAAGCCGTACCGGACGTGGTGGCCGACCGGCTCCGGCGCAGCCTGCAGGCCCGCCTGGAGCACGCCCGCGACCGCCTGGAGGAAGCCGACCCGGCCGGATCGGCGGAGCACGTCTACCGGCTGCTGCGCCGCGACCTGATCCGGGTGGAGGCCGTAGAACTCCAACGCCTCTACGACGACCACCGCATCAGCGACACCACCCGCCGACGGCTCCAGCGCTCCCTGGACCTGGAGGAGGCGCGCCTCGACCTGGCGACCTGA
- a CDS encoding nuclear transport factor 2 family protein produces the protein MNETTGFSTSTNPADVVRRQYLASAAGDLDALRATLAPDVEWTEMAGFPLAGTYRTPEGVTTAVMEKLGQAWEGWTAHDDTYVVDGENVVVLARYTAAYKATGKTIDVRVAHHFIVRGGRIVRFEQFVDTGLVRDAMTPDT, from the coding sequence ATGAACGAAACCACCGGCTTCAGCACCTCCACCAACCCCGCAGACGTCGTACGCCGCCAGTACCTGGCCTCCGCCGCCGGAGACCTGGATGCCCTGCGCGCCACCCTCGCCCCCGACGTGGAATGGACCGAGATGGCCGGCTTCCCGCTGGCCGGCACCTACCGCACCCCCGAGGGCGTCACCACCGCGGTGATGGAGAAGCTCGGCCAGGCATGGGAAGGCTGGACCGCCCACGACGACACCTACGTCGTCGACGGCGAGAACGTCGTCGTCCTGGCCCGCTACACCGCCGCCTACAAGGCCACCGGCAAGACCATCGACGTCCGCGTCGCCCATCACTTCATCGTGCGCGGCGGCCGGATCGTCCGCTTCGAGCAGTTCGTCGACACCGGCCTCGTGCGGGATGCGATGACACCGGACACGTGA
- the kdpF gene encoding K(+)-transporting ATPase subunit F: MSTETIVGIVVAVCLGGYLILAVFFPEKF; encoded by the coding sequence GTGAGTACGGAAACCATCGTAGGAATCGTCGTCGCGGTCTGTCTGGGGGGCTATCTGATCCTGGCCGTGTTCTTCCCGGAGAAGTTCTGA
- a CDS encoding GNAT family N-acetyltransferase: MIEIAPQQLPALSRWFPTGSPGPGALAEHVLTTGSGVWWADRPDRPRVLAVTCADHVLLRGDPSALAPGTLSRFANQYVEAPARFWPSLGASFERVDPWERMVYVHQARALLPRPLRGVTVRRLVPGDAPALAQLHSENAWIHASWGGPAGLAASGHGWAAFAKDRILSVACTYFLGSAYEDIAVVTVPDRRREHLALACVAGLTADIRGRGRAASWCCSRDNRPSRLLAWSAGFRLSREYVHHVTGRARARTVRASPVPA; the protein is encoded by the coding sequence ATGATCGAAATCGCCCCGCAGCAGCTGCCCGCCCTGAGCCGCTGGTTCCCCACGGGCTCACCCGGCCCCGGGGCCCTCGCCGAGCACGTGCTGACCACGGGTTCCGGCGTCTGGTGGGCCGACCGCCCCGACCGGCCCCGCGTCCTCGCCGTCACCTGCGCGGACCACGTGCTGCTGCGCGGCGACCCGAGCGCGCTCGCCCCGGGTACCCTGAGCCGGTTCGCCAACCAGTACGTGGAAGCACCCGCACGGTTCTGGCCCTCGCTCGGCGCCTCCTTCGAGCGTGTCGACCCCTGGGAACGCATGGTCTACGTCCACCAGGCACGGGCGCTGCTCCCCCGGCCACTGCGTGGCGTCACGGTACGGCGCCTGGTGCCCGGGGACGCTCCAGCGCTCGCCCAGCTGCACTCCGAGAACGCCTGGATCCACGCCAGTTGGGGCGGGCCCGCCGGCCTCGCCGCCTCCGGCCACGGCTGGGCCGCATTCGCGAAGGACCGGATCCTCTCCGTCGCCTGCACCTACTTCCTCGGCAGCGCCTACGAGGACATCGCGGTGGTCACCGTGCCCGACCGGCGGCGCGAGCACCTCGCACTCGCCTGCGTCGCAGGCCTGACCGCGGACATCCGGGGCCGTGGACGCGCCGCGAGCTGGTGCTGCTCTCGCGACAACCGGCCCAGCCGGCTCCTTGCCTGGTCGGCGGGGTTCCGGCTGAGCCGCGAGTACGTCCACCACGTCACGGGCCGCGCCAGGGCGCGTACGGTCCGGGCGAGCCCGGTACCCGCGTGA
- a CDS encoding DUF2255 family protein: MTSWTDTELDRIAAADEIDLASERADGSLRDPVTMWMVRTGDFIYVRSVKGREGSWFRGAQTRHQGRVRSAGITKDVTFQDADPSVQEAVDAAYRAKYGDRYPGIVDHVLTAQSRESTLQLAPADGAEPPAGVPATAANGGAARPPTRLAHAGRGSDSGC; the protein is encoded by the coding sequence ATGACGTCCTGGACCGACACCGAACTGGACCGCATCGCAGCGGCCGACGAGATCGACCTCGCATCGGAGCGCGCCGACGGATCCCTGCGCGACCCGGTCACCATGTGGATGGTCCGCACCGGCGACTTCATCTACGTCCGCTCCGTCAAGGGACGCGAAGGCTCCTGGTTCCGCGGCGCCCAGACCCGCCACCAGGGCCGTGTCCGGTCGGCCGGCATCACCAAGGACGTGACGTTCCAGGACGCCGACCCGTCCGTCCAGGAGGCGGTCGACGCCGCCTACCGCGCCAAGTACGGCGACCGCTACCCCGGCATCGTCGACCACGTCCTGACCGCGCAGTCGCGCGAGTCCACCCTCCAGCTCGCCCCCGCTGACGGAGCCGAACCCCCGGCCGGCGTCCCGGCGACAGCGGCAAACGGGGGAGCAGCAAGGCCCCCCACTCGACTCGCCCACGCCGGGCGGGGAAGTGATAGTGGCTGCTGA